In Akkermansia muciniphila, the DNA window GCATTCATATCGCGCTTACTTACGGGTTCAACGTCCTGGTTTCATAGGCGTGGGGTCGGTTTCACAAGTAAACAGCAACCAGTCTATACACGAAAAGGGCAATTTACTTCAAGAAAATTTTTAGCAAAAAAGCCCGGAGATGATTCTCCTGCAAGGAGAACCGCGGTTAGTGACCTTTCCGGCGCGTTTCCGCTGCGTCTCCCTTGCGCGCCTGGCGGGGGCGGCGCTTGTGCCCGGTGGAGCGGTTTTCCCTTTTGCCTGAGGCGGCCGTCTTTTCCGGCTTCCCTCGTTCACCGCGGGAGGCGATGGTGAAATCAGCCCACTGCTGGTCCCGGTCCACTTTCACGGGGATGACGGGAACGCGCAGCCCCGCGCACAGCACGGAACCGTGATCATTCTTCCAGCGGTTGGCAAAGGCCTCATACACCCAGCGGCCGCCGGGAAGCTGGTCGGGCTTGATCAGTCCCTTGATCTGGAGGCGGGGGATTTCCAGCATCACGCCGAAGTGGCGCGCTTCCGTAATCAGGGCCTCGTGCACTTCCGGATGGTCCGCGAAGCACTGGCCTTCCAGCCATTCAAAGAGTTTCATCCGGTTGGCGTCCTTTTCCGCACTGGCTGAGGTGCGCTCCGTCTCGGAAATGTGCTCTGCATCTTCCTCCAGCCTGCTCACGCTGCCGGGGCCTTTGGCGCCCTTGGGGGGATTGGCCAGCAGGGGATCCAGGGAACGGTGCACCACCAGGTCCGCATAACGGCGGATGGGGCTGGTGAAATGGCAGTAATTGGGGGTAGCCAGGCCGTAATGGCCCAGGGGCTCCGTATCGTACCTGGCCCGCATCAGGCTTTTCAGCAGGGCCAGCTTGAGGAGCTGTTCGTCCGGAGAACCCTTGATGGATTTCATCAGTTCATTCAGGTACTGCCGCTGGCTGATGTCATGGACGGGGTGCCCGTATAGTTTGCATAGCTGGCCGAACTCGAACAGCTTGGCGGAGTCCGGCTCTTCATGGACGCGGTAGATGGTGGGGCGGTTCTTGTTCTTCAGCGTCAGGGCCACGGCCCCATTGGCCGCCAGCATGCATTCTTCAATAAGCTGGTGGCTCTCGTCATACTCTTCCGTGATGATGTCCGTCACGCGGCCGTCCTTGTCCATGACGGCGCGCACTTCCGGAAAGTCCAGGTCCAGGGCTCCCTTGGCATAACGGTTGCGGCGCAGGATGGAGGCGAGCTTCCAGGCTTCCCGGACCATGGAGGGAATTTCCCCCTTGTCATGCCCCTTCATCATGGTGAAGGCCTCCTGGTAGGTCAGGCGCGCCTTGCTGCGGATGTAGGCGTCCGCAAAACGGGAGCCGAGCAGCTTGCCCTTTTTATCAAACTTCATTTCACACACCTTCGTCAGGCGGACGACGTCCGGGCGCAGGCTGCACAAATCGTCGGAAAGGCGGGGAGGCAGCATGGGGAGAACGCGGTCCGGCAGGTAAGTGGAATTGCCGCGGCGCAGGGCTTCTTCATCCAGCGCGCTGCCGGGCTTCACGAAGTGGGAGACATCCGCAATATGGACGGCCAGCGTCCAGCCCTGCGGAGTGGCCTTGATGGAAATGGCGTCATCAAAATCCTTGGCGCTCGCGGGGTCAATGGTGATGACGGTGCGGTCCGTCCAGTCCTCCCGGCGGGCAAGTTCCCCGGAAGAAGGGTCTTTGGGGAGGTTTTCCAGTTCCCGGAGGACGGCGGCGGGGAATTCCACAGGCAGGTCATACTTCCTGATGACGGATTCCATGTCCACATGGGGATCATCCGGGTAACCGAGCACCTCCACGATTTTTCCGCGCGGGGCCTTCTTTTCTTCTCCGCGGGACACAGGCTCCACGGAAACCAGTTGGCCCGGGAGCACCTCCATGGCGGGTTTTTCCACCAGTTCAATATATTCCGGGGAGCCAATGCCGTCCCCCAGCACGCGGCCCAATTTATTCTTTCCGGCGCGGAAAACCCCCAGCCAGCGTGAGCGGGCGCGTTCCGTCACTTCCTCCACGCGGGCTTTCATGCCCGTATCCGGCCTGGCAAAGCGGTCCCGGCGGTCGTTCCGGCGTGCCTTGGACGCCTTGCGTTCCACACGCACGGCTACCCGGTCCCCGTCCAGGGCGGTTCCCAGATGGTTGGGCTTCAGTTCCAGTTCCGGAATGGCCTCCAGGTCCCAGCCCATGGCCGCGGCGGCGGGGTCTTCCTTTTTGGGGATAAAAAGAATCTTCCCGGAACGCAGGATGCGGATCATGCCGTGCACCAGGTTCCGGGGTTCCCGCTTCAGGGCGTACCTTCCTTTTTGCAGGCGCACAAGCCTGCCTTCCTCTTCCAACTGGTCCACCAGGGCGCGGAAGTCCTGTTTCTGCCGGGAATCTACATTCAGGGAGCGTGCCAGCTCAGACTTGCTCTGGGGTTCGTAATGTCCGTCTTCCATGTGACGGATCAGGCGGTCTTTCAGGGAGGTATTCATCTTGCGGAAGTTCCGGGAAAGGTCTCTTCCATTCCCATTGAAGCCATAATAAAGCGGTTTTTGCGCGGCTTCAAGGCGCGGGCGGTGCATTTTTGCCCGTGCCTCCTTTTCCGGCGCCTCCCTGCGTCATCTGGGCCGGAGCGTGCCTTCCGTAGTACCCAGCTGTTCCGCAACGTCCAGTTCCCGGATGAGCCGCGCCGCCGTGCAGGAGCCGTCCAGAAGCCCCCGGTAGCAGGAAACCAGCAGGCGCGTCTTGTCCGGGGAATCATCCAGCAGCTCCACGCGGAAGCGGGAAAGGCCCAGGCGGCGGAAGTCCCGGAAAAAGCCGGCTCCCGTCTGGGCGCGTCCGTTGAACAGCGTATTCCGGCAGCCTGCATCCGCCAGCAGGGGATGGAGCTGCCCCACGCGGTCCCGCAGCTGCACCCGGTATTGCTCGCAGGGGCGGCCGCAATTCTTATAACTAGTGCCGCCGGAAAGGAAGGTGCAGAATACGCAATGCTCCATGTGGAACATGGGCATATGCTGGTGCAGGGTCAGCTCAAACCATTCCGGCGGGGCGCTGCGGAGCAAGTCCGCCACCTGCCCGGCATTCAGGTCATAGGAGATGGTGAGGCATTCCAGATTCCCCTGTTCCTTCAGGATGGCCGCGCTGTAAGGATTGGCGACGTTCAGGGGAAAGTCTCCGATGCGGCGCAGGGGGGAATAGCGGAAGTACTGGGCCGCGCCCAGGTTGCGGATGAGGACGCCGTCCGGCTCCGCCCGTTCCATGAGCTTGAAATAGCCTGTTTCCGACGGTTTCTGGATGCGGGGCGTCGCCAGGAAAACGGGAGCGTCCTTTTCATTTTTCCGCACGGCTTCCACCCCTGCCGCATAATCCCGGATGTCTTCAAAGTCCAGGTACACGGCGTCCGCGCCGGAATCCAGCGCGGCGGGTATCTGTTCCACTCTGCGGCACAGCACGGACAGGAGCGGGGACGTATCCGGAGCGGCGGTTCCCGTCGGGAGCGCGGGAAGGGCGAACGGCGCCGGAAGGCGGGGAGGGGGAGCGGATGCCGCCTTCTCCTGCCGGACGGCCTGAATCCGTTCCACCAGCGCGCGGCGCGTCTGGTTGAGAACGCTCAGCGGGAGCATCAGCCCCTGCGGCAGGCGGCATTCACAGGAAGCCAGGCGGAACCCCGTGCCCCCCAGCCTGCCGAGCTGCTGCTCCAGCGTTTCAGGAGTCAGCGGGCGTTTCTCCGCCGTTTGAAGGGGCTGGGCGGACTGCACGGAACACCCGTATTCCGGGCATGAAACCGTAAGGGGTTCTCCGGCGGCTCCCGTGCAGGTCAAATGAAGGGGGGTGGCCGCTTCCGGCAGGTGCTCCCGCATCTTCTTCAGCTCTGCATTCAGGGCCGGATCATCCGTTTTCCAGAGCTTCTGCCCCGGCTTTACCCGGTTCCAGTCAATGCGGGAAGCTTTTCCGTGGAAGAAAAGGCGGTTTCTCTGCACCTTCCAGATGCGGCCCCCCTGTTCTTCATTCCGGTCTTCCCCTGCATCAATGACAAAGCCGTCTCCGGGCGCGAGCGGCACCTCTCCTTCCGGCCTGATGTCCAGCCAGCCCTGGCCGCTATCCACAATGACGCCCGCATAAGCGCCGCGCTTTTTGCCGTGGCGTCCATGGGTCAGGCGCGGGTGGTCCGTGCCGTCCAGCCAGCCTGTGGAAAAGCCGCGTGAAAATACCATTTCCAGTGCATAGCGGTCCCGTGCGGTAACCATGCCGTCCACGGGCAATCCGGCGCAGGCGGCATCCAGGGCCTTCCTGTAGGCCGCTGTCACCGCGGCAACATATTCCGGGCTTTTCAGGCGTCCCTCTATCTTGTAACTCTTCACGCCCAGGCGGACCAGGTCCGGAATGCGGTCAATGGCGCACAGGTCCTGCGGGCTGAGCAGGTAGCGCTTTTCCCCCAGAGGGACCTGCTTTCCGTTCACAATCAGGGTATACGGCAGGCGGCAGGCCTGCGCGCATTCCCCCCGGTTGGCGCTGCGCTGGCCCAGGCTTTCCGACGTGAGGCACTGGCCGGAGTAGGCCACACAGAGCGCCCCGTGCACAAACACCTCAAGAGGGATGTCCGTATGGCGCGTGCATTCCCCAATCTCCTTCAGGCTCAACTCCCGCGCCAGCACGGCCTGTTTCAGGTCCAGAAAGCCGGAGGCGAAGTCCAGCCCGGCGGGGGAGGTGAGCGTCATCTGGGTGGAGGCGTGCAGCTCCAGCTTCATGGCGGCATCCTGCCTGCCCCATTCCGTCAGGCAGCGTGCCAGCCCGATGTCCTGCACAATGACGCCGTCCACTCCGGCGGCATTCAGGTGGCCCAGGTAATCCAGGGCGTCCTTCAGTTCCGAGGTGAAGATGAGCGTGTTCATCGTCACGTACCCCTTCACGCCGTGAGCGTGGAGGAAGCGCATCAGCTCCGGAAGGGAATCCAGCGTGAAATTGTCGGCGCGCAGGCGCGCGTTGAAGCGGTCCAGGCCAAAATAGATGGCGTCCGCGCCATTGGCTACGGCGGCGCGGGCGCACTCCATGTCCCCGGCGGGGGAGAGCAATTCCGGGCGCAGGTCTCCGGGCCGGAGGGAGGAAAGGGTGATGTCGTCGTCAGGAGTCACGGGAAGGAAGAAGAGGTTATTGAACGGTGCTGCGTTTTTCCGCGTGGAGGAGCAGGGCTTTCAAATCC includes these proteins:
- a CDS encoding ribonuclease R family protein, producing MNTSLKDRLIRHMEDGHYEPQSKSELARSLNVDSRQKQDFRALVDQLEEEGRLVRLQKGRYALKREPRNLVHGMIRILRSGKILFIPKKEDPAAAAMGWDLEAIPELELKPNHLGTALDGDRVAVRVERKASKARRNDRRDRFARPDTGMKARVEEVTERARSRWLGVFRAGKNKLGRVLGDGIGSPEYIELVEKPAMEVLPGQLVSVEPVSRGEEKKAPRGKIVEVLGYPDDPHVDMESVIRKYDLPVEFPAAVLRELENLPKDPSSGELARREDWTDRTVITIDPASAKDFDDAISIKATPQGWTLAVHIADVSHFVKPGSALDEEALRRGNSTYLPDRVLPMLPPRLSDDLCSLRPDVVRLTKVCEMKFDKKGKLLGSRFADAYIRSKARLTYQEAFTMMKGHDKGEIPSMVREAWKLASILRRNRYAKGALDLDFPEVRAVMDKDGRVTDIITEEYDESHQLIEECMLAANGAVALTLKNKNRPTIYRVHEEPDSAKLFEFGQLCKLYGHPVHDISQRQYLNELMKSIKGSPDEQLLKLALLKSLMRARYDTEPLGHYGLATPNYCHFTSPIRRYADLVVHRSLDPLLANPPKGAKGPGSVSRLEEDAEHISETERTSASAEKDANRMKLFEWLEGQCFADHPEVHEALITEARHFGVMLEIPRLQIKGLIKPDQLPGGRWVYEAFANRWKNDHGSVLCAGLRVPVIPVKVDRDQQWADFTIASRGERGKPEKTAASGKRENRSTGHKRRPRQARKGDAAETRRKGH
- a CDS encoding U32 family peptidase; amino-acid sequence: MTPDDDITLSSLRPGDLRPELLSPAGDMECARAAVANGADAIYFGLDRFNARLRADNFTLDSLPELMRFLHAHGVKGYVTMNTLIFTSELKDALDYLGHLNAAGVDGVIVQDIGLARCLTEWGRQDAAMKLELHASTQMTLTSPAGLDFASGFLDLKQAVLARELSLKEIGECTRHTDIPLEVFVHGALCVAYSGQCLTSESLGQRSANRGECAQACRLPYTLIVNGKQVPLGEKRYLLSPQDLCAIDRIPDLVRLGVKSYKIEGRLKSPEYVAAVTAAYRKALDAACAGLPVDGMVTARDRYALEMVFSRGFSTGWLDGTDHPRLTHGRHGKKRGAYAGVIVDSGQGWLDIRPEGEVPLAPGDGFVIDAGEDRNEEQGGRIWKVQRNRLFFHGKASRIDWNRVKPGQKLWKTDDPALNAELKKMREHLPEAATPLHLTCTGAAGEPLTVSCPEYGCSVQSAQPLQTAEKRPLTPETLEQQLGRLGGTGFRLASCECRLPQGLMLPLSVLNQTRRALVERIQAVRQEKAASAPPPRLPAPFALPALPTGTAAPDTSPLLSVLCRRVEQIPAALDSGADAVYLDFEDIRDYAAGVEAVRKNEKDAPVFLATPRIQKPSETGYFKLMERAEPDGVLIRNLGAAQYFRYSPLRRIGDFPLNVANPYSAAILKEQGNLECLTISYDLNAGQVADLLRSAPPEWFELTLHQHMPMFHMEHCVFCTFLSGGTSYKNCGRPCEQYRVQLRDRVGQLHPLLADAGCRNTLFNGRAQTGAGFFRDFRRLGLSRFRVELLDDSPDKTRLLVSCYRGLLDGSCTAARLIRELDVAEQLGTTEGTLRPR